The Synechococcus sp. UW69 genomic interval ATGGCTTGCAGCTCATCGAGAGCATCAATCACGCCATAGAGATCCCCGCCCTGAAATCCCTCTTCCCGAGGGTCCGTCCCCCATGGCTTCAGGGCGAGATGACGCTGCGCATTGACCCGATCACTGCGCCGGAAACGGTCGGGAAAGATCTGGTAGAGCACCGCATCGGCAACCCAAGCAGGTGGGTCTCGAAACGGAGTGATCGCTCCCAAAACCTTTGCAGTCAGCCAACTCCTGGCTAGCAGGAGAGAAAGACATTGGCCATGGCTGAACAGCCTCTTCTTCTGGCCCTCGATCAGGGCACTAGCAGCTCCAGGGCTGCACTGTTCAGTAGCTCGGGGGATCTGGTGATCAGCGCCAGTGCACCGCTGCCAATTTCCTACCCCGCTGATGGATGGGTGGAACAGGACCCGATGGCGATTTGGACCAGCCAGCGACAGGCCCTGGTTCAGCTCGACGCGAAGCTCAGCGATGGACAGCGCAAGGCGGTGGTGAGCTGCGGCATCACCAACCAACGGGAAACCACGGTGCTCTGGCGCCGCAGCAGCGGCCTCCCCTGCGGACCGGCCCTCGTCTGGCAGGACGGCCGTACCGCCGCCATCTGCGAGGCCTGGAAACAGCAGGGCCTGGAGCAGGAGTGGTGCCGACGCACGGGCTTGCTGCTCGACCCGTACTTCAGTGCCAGCAAAATCCGCTGGATGCTCGATCACTACGACGACGCCCAATCCGCCGCGGCCAGCGATGACCTCTGCTTTGGAACGGTGGAGAGCTGGCTGCTGTGGCAACTCACCGGCGGCCAGCGCCACGGCAGCGACATGAGCAATGCCAGCCGAACGCTGTTAATGGATCTGGAGCAGCAGCGCTGGGTGGATGACTTCCGAACCCAGACAGGGCTACCTGCCAACGCTCTCCCGGAGCTACTGCCCTGCCGCGGTGAGTTCGGACGCATTGCATCAGATCTTCCTTTTGCAGGCCTGTCGATCCAGGCGATGCTCGGCGACCAACAGGCCGCCACCCTTGGCCAGCTGTGCTTGCAGCCCGGGGAAGGAAAGTGCACCTACGGGACGGGGGCGTTTCTGGTGATCAACACCGGCGACGTCCTCCGCCGCTCGGATGCGGGTCTGCTGAGCACCCTCGGCTG includes:
- the glpK gene encoding glycerol kinase GlpK codes for the protein MAEQPLLLALDQGTSSSRAALFSSSGDLVISASAPLPISYPADGWVEQDPMAIWTSQRQALVQLDAKLSDGQRKAVVSCGITNQRETTVLWRRSSGLPCGPALVWQDGRTAAICEAWKQQGLEQEWCRRTGLLLDPYFSASKIRWMLDHYDDAQSAAASDDLCFGTVESWLLWQLTGGQRHGSDMSNASRTLLMDLEQQRWVDDFRTQTGLPANALPELLPCRGEFGRIASDLPFAGLSIQAMLGDQQAATLGQLCLQPGEGKCTYGTGAFLVINTGDVLRRSDAGLLSTLGWTDAAGTPSFCLEGSLFNAGTVIQWLRDGLQIIDQAAEVNDLALSVPDSGGVMLVPAFTGWGTPHWDPQARGVLVGLTRDSGRGHIARAALEGIALSVATLVELAEQALGTSLGELAVDGGAAASDPLLQAQADCTGLTVRRPASLESTARGVALFAGLQAGVINNLEQLATARSDGAELFQPQMDESQRSSWRARWQNAVSRSLGWHG